One Pongo pygmaeus isolate AG05252 chromosome 10, NHGRI_mPonPyg2-v2.0_pri, whole genome shotgun sequence genomic window carries:
- the FICD gene encoding protein adenylyltransferase FICD: MLMPMASVMAVTEPKWVSVWGRFLWVTLLSMVLGSLLALLLPLGAVEEQCLAVLKGLYLLRSKPDRAQHAATKCTSPSTELSITSRGSTLLVAKTKASPAGKLEARAALNQALEMKRQGKREKAQKLFMHALKMDPDFVDALTEFGIFSEEDKDIIQADYLYTRALTISPYHEKALVNRDRTLPLVEEIDQRYFSIIDSKVKKVMSIPKGNSALRRVMEETYYHHIYHTVAIEGNTLTLSEIRHILETRYAVPGKSLEEQNEVIGMHAAMKYINTTLVSRIGSVTISDVLEIHRRVLGYVDPVEAGRFRTTQVLVGHHIPPHPQDVEKQMQEFVQWLNSEDAMNLHPVEFAALAHYKLVYIHPFIDGNGRTSRLLMNLILMQAGYPPITIRKEQRSEYYHVLEAANEGDVRPFIRFIAKCTETTLDTLLFATTEYSVALPEAQPNHSGFKETLPVKP; this comes from the exons ATGCTCATGCCAATGGCTTCAGTGATGGCAGTGACTGAACCGAAATGGGTCTCGGTCTGGGGCCGCTTCCTCTGGGTGACACTGCTGAGCATGGTGCTGGGGTCCCTGCTGGCCCTGCTGCTGCCACTGGGGGCTGTGGAGGAGCAGTGCTTGGCTGTGCTCAAAGGCCTCTACCTGCTCAGGAGCAAACCGGACAGGGCACAGCATGCCGCCACCAAGTGCACCAGCCCGTCCACGGAGCTCAGCATCACCTCCAGGGGCTCAACGCTGCTGGTGGCCAAGACCAAGGCCTCTCCAG CAGGTAAGTTGGAAGCCAGAGCCGCCCTGAACCAGGCCCTGGAGATGAAGCGCCAGGGCAAGCGGGAAAAAGCCCAAAAGCTCTTCATGCATGCCCTCAAGATGGACCCGGACTTCGTGGACGCGCTCACCGAGTTTGGCatcttctcagaagaagacaaggaCATCATCCAGGCGGACTACTTGTACACCAGAGCACTGACCATCTCACCCTACCATGAGAAAGCACTGGTCAACCGCGATCGGACACTGCCACTCGTGGAGGAGATCGACCAGAGGTATTTCAGCATCATCGACAGCAAAGTGAAGAAGGTCATGTCCATCCCCAAGGGGAACTCGGCTCTGCGCAGGGTCATGGAGGAGACCTACTACCATCACATCTACCACACAGTGGCCATCGAGGGCAACACCCTCACCCTCTCGGAAATCAGGCACATCCTGGAGACCCGCTACGCCGTGCCCGGGAAGAGCCTGGAGGAGCAGAACGAGGTCATCGGCATGCACGCGGCCATGAAGTACATCAACACGACTCTGGTTTCGCGCATCGGCTCTGTCACCATCAGCGATGTGCTGGAGATCCACAGGCGGGTGCTGGGCTACGTGGACCCCGTGGAAGCCGGCAGGTTTCGGACGACACAGGTCCTGGTCGGACACCACATCCCTCCCCATCCGCAGGATGTGGAAAAGCAGATGCAGGAGTTTGTACAGTGGCTCAACTCCGAGGATGCCATGAACCTGCACCCGGTGGAGTTTGCAGCCTTAGCCCATTATAAGCTCGTTTACATCCACCCTTTCATTGATGGCAACGGGAGGACCTCCCGTCTGCTCATGAACCTCATCCTCATGCAGGCGGGCTACCCGCCCATCACCATCCGCAAGGAGCAGCGGTCCGAGTACTACCATGTGTTGGAAGCTGCCAACGAGGGCGACGTGAGGCCTTTCATTCGCTTCATCGCCAAGTGTactgagaccaccctggacaccCTGCTTTTTGCCACAACTGAGTACTCGGTGGCACTGCCAGAAGCCCAACCCAACCACTCTGGGTTCAAGGAGACGCTTCCTGTGAAGCCCTAA